The Austwickia sp. genome includes a region encoding these proteins:
- a CDS encoding NADH-quinone oxidoreductase subunit B gives MVDVEKYPSGVYTTKISEAIGFLLKTSIWPATFGLACCAIEMMASGTPDYDIARFGSERFAATPRQADCMIVAGRVSQKFAPVVRQVYDQMTEPKWVISMGVCASSGGMFNNYAIVQGVDHIVPVDVYLPGCPPRPEMLLNALITLHHQMMNTPYTPGKRKEWTRAAEEAALSATPLIDQKGLLA, from the coding sequence ATGGTCGATGTCGAGAAGTACCCCTCAGGGGTCTACACGACGAAAATCAGCGAGGCCATCGGCTTCCTGCTCAAGACGTCGATCTGGCCCGCGACGTTCGGTCTGGCCTGCTGCGCCATCGAGATGATGGCCTCGGGCACCCCGGACTACGACATCGCGCGGTTCGGCTCCGAGCGGTTCGCCGCGACCCCCCGCCAGGCCGACTGCATGATCGTGGCCGGCCGGGTGAGCCAGAAGTTCGCCCCGGTCGTCCGCCAGGTCTACGACCAGATGACCGAGCCCAAGTGGGTCATCTCGATGGGCGTCTGCGCCAGCTCCGGCGGGATGTTCAACAACTACGCGATCGTGCAGGGCGTCGACCACATCGTGCCGGTGGACGTCTACCTGCCGGGCTGTCCGCCCCGCCCCGAGATGCTGCTCAATGCCCTCATCACGCTGCACCACCAGATGATGAACACCCCCTACACCCCGGGCAAGCGCAAGGAGTGGACCCGCGCCGCCGAGGAGGCGGCGCTGTCCGCGACGCCGCTGATCGACCAGAAGGGCCTGCTGGCATGA
- a CDS encoding demethylmenaquinone methyltransferase, whose translation MIRAGLDKQPRDVASMFDDVATKYDLMNTLMTAGIDRRWRAAMVAAVDARPGQRVLDIAAGTGVSSLTFHRAGVQVVSADFSLGMLRAGSRKNPQLAFVAADATRLPFADDSFDAVTMSYGLRNVRDYPAALAEFARVTRPGGRLVVNEFSRPVNPTFRRAYVEYLMAAIPAMARRFSSNPDSYVYLAESIQAWPDQRELAAAIRAAGWSDVQWRNLAGGIVALHRARRA comes from the coding sequence GTGATCCGTGCCGGCCTCGACAAGCAGCCTCGCGACGTCGCCTCGATGTTCGACGACGTGGCGACGAAGTACGACCTGATGAACACGCTGATGACCGCGGGCATCGACCGGCGCTGGCGGGCGGCGATGGTCGCGGCGGTCGACGCCCGGCCCGGGCAGCGCGTCCTCGACATCGCGGCCGGCACCGGCGTCTCTTCGCTGACCTTCCACCGTGCGGGGGTCCAGGTGGTCTCGGCGGACTTCTCCCTGGGCATGCTCCGGGCCGGCAGCCGCAAGAACCCGCAGCTCGCGTTCGTCGCGGCGGACGCGACCCGGCTTCCGTTCGCCGACGACTCGTTCGACGCCGTGACGATGTCCTACGGGCTGCGCAACGTCCGCGACTACCCGGCGGCGCTCGCGGAGTTCGCGCGGGTCACCCGCCCCGGCGGGCGGCTGGTCGTCAACGAGTTCTCGCGCCCGGTGAACCCCACCTTCCGGCGCGCGTACGTCGAATACCTCATGGCCGCCATCCCGGCGATGGCCCGCCGGTTCAGCTCCAACCCGGACTCCTACGTCTATCTCGCCGAGTCGATCCAGGCGTGGCCCGACCAGCGCGAGCTGGCCGCCGCGATCCGCGCCGCGGGCTGGTCCGACGTGCAGTGGCGCAACCTCGCCGGCGGCATCGTGGCCCTGCACCGCGCGCGGCGGGCGTAG
- a CDS encoding NADH-quinone oxidoreductase subunit A, translating into MTSPYLPILFFFACGIGFAAASVLAFEFVGPRRYNKVKLDAYECGIQPSPQADAGGRIPVKYYTTAMLFIIFDVESIFLFPFAVGFDRLGLFALVEMVLFVLTVFIAYAYVWRRGGLEWD; encoded by the coding sequence ATGACCAGCCCCTATCTGCCGATCCTGTTCTTCTTCGCCTGTGGCATCGGGTTCGCCGCCGCGTCGGTCCTGGCCTTCGAGTTCGTCGGGCCCCGGCGCTACAACAAGGTGAAGCTGGACGCCTACGAGTGCGGCATTCAACCCTCGCCCCAGGCGGACGCGGGCGGGCGCATCCCGGTGAAGTACTACACGACCGCGATGCTCTTCATCATCTTCGACGTCGAGTCGATCTTCCTCTTCCCGTTCGCGGTCGGATTCGACCGCCTCGGGCTGTTCGCGCTGGTCGAGATGGTGCTCTTCGTGCTGACGGTGTTCATCGCCTACGCCTACGTGTGGCGTCGCGGCGGATTGGAGTGGGACTGA
- a CDS encoding GNAT family N-acetyltransferase, with protein sequence MDVVADAAPSPAGAYAEAAAAGRVWVAVDAEDAPVGFARVEIVDGTPHLEQLSVAPGHQRRGVGAGLLGAAAAWTRAHGHQQMTLRTFRDVPFNGPYYARLGWRVLPDALAGPELAALRRNEERHGLLRWPRQAMVLDLGSEPSERDAAPSPASR encoded by the coding sequence ATGGACGTGGTCGCGGACGCGGCCCCGTCGCCGGCGGGTGCGTACGCCGAGGCTGCCGCCGCCGGTCGGGTCTGGGTGGCCGTCGACGCCGAGGATGCGCCGGTGGGCTTCGCCCGGGTCGAGATCGTGGACGGTACGCCGCACCTGGAGCAGCTCAGCGTCGCCCCGGGGCACCAGCGTCGGGGTGTGGGTGCCGGTCTGCTCGGGGCCGCCGCGGCGTGGACTCGGGCCCACGGACACCAGCAGATGACGCTGCGGACGTTCCGGGATGTTCCGTTCAACGGCCCGTACTACGCCCGGCTCGGCTGGCGGGTGCTGCCCGACGCGCTCGCCGGGCCCGAATTGGCAGCCCTGCGCCGGAACGAGGAGCGCCACGGGCTGCTGCGCTGGCCGCGTCAGGCGATGGTCCTCGACCTCGGCTCGGAACCATCCGAGCGCGACGCGGCGCCCAGCCCCGCTTCGCGGTGA
- a CDS encoding geranylgeranyl reductase family protein, with the protein MSQPASAQEGPAAGAPPTRESADVIVVGAGPGGSATAAYLAMAGLDVLLLEKARFPRDKICGDGLTPRAVRELAQLGVPTREEDGWIRNKGLRIVGGGHRFQLDWPQTAHFPPYGMVRKRAELDEILARYGAAKGARLLEGVNVTGAIRAEGGARPGRVTGVTAKLMGPDGKATGETATYTAPVVVAADGVSSRLATAVGREKRADRPMGVAVRTYYESPVRSDDDYMESWLELWVPENPQDDPSDPATKKILLPGYGWLFACGDGTANVGLGMLDTSPAFGQVDYRDVMRRWVATLPADWTLRPETMTAPIRGAALPMAFNRQPLYADGLLLVGDAGGMVNPFNGEGIDYALEAGRTAAEIIVQARARADDAGRERVLASYHTVMKDHLGGYYTLGRGFAALIGKPEVMRLCVKYGLPITPLMRVLLKTMANLAEPRGGRLDDRFIAALSRLAPSA; encoded by the coding sequence GTGTCTCAGCCCGCGTCAGCTCAGGAGGGTCCCGCTGCCGGGGCTCCACCGACCCGGGAGTCCGCCGACGTCATCGTGGTCGGAGCCGGTCCCGGGGGCTCGGCCACGGCGGCGTACCTGGCGATGGCCGGCCTCGACGTCCTGCTGTTGGAGAAGGCCCGGTTCCCCCGCGACAAGATCTGCGGCGACGGACTGACCCCGCGCGCGGTCCGCGAGCTCGCCCAGCTCGGCGTACCGACCCGCGAAGAGGACGGCTGGATCCGCAACAAGGGCCTGCGCATCGTCGGCGGCGGTCACCGCTTCCAGCTCGACTGGCCGCAGACCGCGCACTTCCCGCCGTACGGCATGGTCCGCAAGCGCGCCGAGCTCGACGAGATCCTCGCGCGGTACGGCGCAGCCAAGGGCGCTCGCCTACTCGAGGGCGTCAACGTCACCGGCGCGATCCGCGCGGAGGGGGGCGCCCGCCCCGGCCGCGTCACGGGCGTGACGGCCAAGCTGATGGGCCCGGACGGCAAGGCCACCGGCGAGACCGCGACCTACACCGCCCCCGTGGTGGTGGCGGCCGACGGGGTGTCCTCCCGGCTGGCCACGGCCGTGGGCCGCGAGAAGCGCGCCGACCGGCCGATGGGCGTCGCCGTCCGCACCTACTACGAATCGCCGGTGCGCAGCGACGACGACTACATGGAGTCCTGGCTGGAGCTGTGGGTCCCCGAGAACCCGCAGGACGACCCGAGCGACCCGGCCACGAAGAAGATCCTGCTGCCGGGCTACGGCTGGCTGTTCGCCTGCGGCGACGGTACGGCGAACGTGGGCCTGGGCATGCTCGACACCTCGCCGGCCTTCGGGCAGGTCGACTACCGCGACGTCATGCGCCGCTGGGTCGCGACGCTGCCGGCCGACTGGACGCTGCGTCCCGAGACCATGACCGCGCCCATCCGCGGCGCGGCGCTCCCCATGGCGTTCAACCGCCAGCCGCTGTACGCCGACGGGCTGCTGCTGGTCGGGGACGCCGGCGGCATGGTGAACCCGTTCAACGGCGAGGGCATCGACTACGCGCTGGAGGCGGGCCGGACCGCCGCCGAGATCATCGTGCAGGCCCGGGCGCGCGCCGACGACGCGGGCCGGGAGCGCGTGCTCGCGTCGTACCACACCGTGATGAAGGACCACCTCGGCGGCTATTACACGCTGGGTCGCGGGTTCGCGGCGCTGATCGGCAAGCCGGAGGTGATGCGGCTGTGCGTGAAGTACGGACTGCCGATCACCCCCCTGATGCGCGTGCTCCTCAAGACCATGGCCAACCTGGCCGAGCCCCGGGGCGGGCGGCTCGACGACCGGTTCATCGCCGCGTTGTCCCGGCTGGCTCCTTCGGCCTAA
- a CDS encoding beta-glucosidase, producing MAQLDPLSPGPADLSPSPSDARFDPGVVDAPERDEVDFPADLLLGAATSSHQIEGAIATRGPSIWDSFARLPDRIERGETADIACDHVARFREDVQLMRDMNLQCYRLSLSWPRLLPTGRGEVNGEGVVFYRSLLKACKDAGIATYVTLYHWDLPQALEDAGGWRNRETVAAFEAYVDLAAGRLGDLVDAWIPINEPECIAFLGHDAGVHAPGLRDTRAAFRVAHHLNLAHGLAVQRLRAHGARRIGTALNLAVNLPAAPDHAHQEAARLADLVHNEIWLGPLMDGRYSEELVELARPIGDWDWVRPGDTEIAATPVDFTGVNYYFPRLVAPRRPIAASLFGRWQDIAADEVAPPADAPRTEMGWWVEPKGLSRLIHATHWRTGLPIVVTENGTATGDEPGTVLAPERQLDDVDRVRYLHDHLVQVAAVRRAGVPVQGYFAWSLLDNYEWSCGYRPRFGLVHVDFGTGKRTPKRSASWYTEVARTRRLPAAPPAYRGFRSAPAAPRGRWPGGPSPTPPPESAPSGRVDL from the coding sequence ATGGCGCAGCTCGACCCGTTATCCCCCGGCCCGGCCGACTTGTCCCCCAGCCCGTCCGACGCTCGGTTCGACCCCGGGGTGGTGGATGCCCCGGAGCGGGACGAGGTCGACTTCCCGGCCGACCTGCTGCTGGGGGCGGCGACGTCGAGTCACCAGATCGAGGGCGCGATCGCGACGCGCGGCCCGTCGATCTGGGACAGCTTCGCCCGGCTGCCTGATCGCATCGAGCGCGGCGAGACCGCCGACATCGCCTGCGACCACGTCGCCCGGTTCCGGGAGGACGTCCAGCTCATGCGGGACATGAATCTGCAGTGCTACCGGCTGTCGCTGTCCTGGCCGCGGCTGCTGCCGACCGGGCGGGGCGAGGTCAACGGCGAGGGCGTCGTCTTCTACCGCTCGCTGCTGAAGGCGTGCAAGGACGCGGGGATCGCGACGTACGTCACCCTCTACCACTGGGATCTTCCCCAGGCCCTGGAGGACGCCGGGGGCTGGCGCAACCGGGAGACGGTGGCGGCGTTCGAGGCGTACGTCGACCTCGCCGCCGGCCGCCTCGGCGACCTGGTGGACGCCTGGATCCCGATCAACGAGCCGGAGTGCATCGCGTTCCTCGGCCATGACGCGGGGGTGCACGCGCCGGGGCTGCGGGACACCCGGGCCGCGTTCCGGGTGGCCCACCACCTCAATCTCGCGCACGGGCTGGCGGTGCAGCGGCTGCGCGCGCACGGCGCCCGGCGCATCGGCACCGCGCTGAACCTGGCCGTCAACCTGCCTGCGGCCCCGGATCACGCGCACCAGGAGGCGGCCCGGCTCGCCGATCTCGTACACAACGAGATCTGGCTCGGGCCGCTCATGGACGGCCGCTACTCGGAGGAGCTCGTCGAGCTCGCCCGGCCGATCGGCGACTGGGACTGGGTGCGCCCCGGGGACACCGAGATCGCCGCGACGCCCGTGGATTTCACCGGGGTGAACTACTACTTCCCGCGCCTGGTCGCCCCGCGTCGACCCATCGCGGCCTCGCTGTTCGGCCGCTGGCAGGACATCGCTGCGGATGAGGTCGCGCCGCCCGCCGACGCGCCGCGCACGGAGATGGGCTGGTGGGTGGAGCCGAAGGGACTGAGCCGGCTGATCCACGCCACCCATTGGCGCACCGGGCTACCGATCGTGGTCACCGAGAACGGCACCGCCACGGGCGACGAGCCCGGCACCGTGCTGGCCCCCGAGCGCCAGTTGGACGACGTCGACCGGGTCCGCTACCTGCACGATCACCTGGTCCAGGTGGCGGCCGTACGACGGGCCGGGGTGCCGGTGCAGGGGTACTTCGCGTGGTCCCTGCTGGACAACTACGAGTGGTCCTGCGGCTACCGGCCCCGGTTCGGGCTGGTGCACGTCGACTTCGGGACCGGCAAGCGGACGCCGAAGCGGTCCGCCAGCTGGTACACCGAGGTGGCCCGTACGCGGCGCCTGCCGGCAGCTCCCCCGGCGTACCGCGGCTTTCGTTCCGCGCCCGCCGCGCCCCGCGGACGCTGGCCGGGCGGCCCGTCCCCGACGCCCCCGCCGGAGTCCGCGCCCTCGGGACGAGTCGATCTGTGA
- the menD gene encoding 2-succinyl-5-enolpyruvyl-6-hydroxy-3-cyclohexene-1-carboxylic-acid synthase, which yields MNPAEALATVLVDELVRLGCRHAVLCPGSRSAPLAYALADADATGRLTLHVRVDERSAAFLALGLGKATGTPVPVVTTSGTAVAELHPAVLEASHGRVPLLLLTADRPPELRGTEANQTTDQVKIFGGAVRWQHDLGTPEPGAARQASWRTAIDRAWAAALGDLRGEPGPVHLNVPLREPLAPDLGAELAAAPSGGGPVTAAPGPRADVAPESFAGRPDGGPWTRTSSPARPPWWSARATTGVDPVADVPRTLVVLGDLDAPPATRQVLRLAQEHRWPVLAEPFGRRDAGEPLPHAPLVAAVPGLLAHLAPERILVVGRLSLTRALAGLLREHAARPGGGDVELVTRRTVWPDPAHLLTRVLPYAALVGRGNVGIETVRGGADQEWYRAWQRLGHEVARAVEPALAWAHAGTAEGPAAQPPPSPSPPLPPTGPALARAVLAALPARSRLFVGSSNAARDVDIARVGDAVEVVGSRGLAGIDGCVSTAAGMALAGDAPTYALVGDLTFLHDTNALLIGPGEPRPDLTIVVANDDGGGIFATLEYGEPGRERHHERIFATPTGTDLAALAASHGVPHQRVTSAAELAAALGTPPRGLRVVEVPIARGSHRATYDALRAAAAGASPWSQGRADS from the coding sequence GTGAATCCGGCGGAGGCGCTCGCCACGGTGCTGGTCGACGAGCTGGTCCGGCTCGGTTGCCGGCACGCCGTGCTGTGCCCGGGTTCGCGGTCGGCGCCGCTCGCCTACGCGCTCGCGGACGCCGATGCCACGGGGCGGCTCACGCTGCACGTCCGCGTCGACGAGCGGTCCGCGGCCTTCCTCGCGCTGGGGCTGGGGAAGGCGACGGGCACGCCGGTGCCGGTCGTGACGACCTCCGGTACGGCGGTCGCCGAGCTCCATCCGGCGGTTCTAGAGGCGAGCCACGGCCGGGTACCCCTCCTCCTGCTCACCGCCGACCGGCCCCCCGAGCTGCGCGGTACCGAGGCCAACCAGACCACCGATCAGGTGAAGATCTTCGGCGGGGCGGTGCGCTGGCAGCACGACCTCGGTACGCCGGAGCCCGGTGCCGCCCGGCAGGCGTCGTGGCGTACGGCCATTGACCGGGCCTGGGCCGCGGCGCTGGGCGACCTCCGCGGGGAGCCGGGGCCGGTACACCTCAACGTCCCCCTGCGCGAGCCGCTGGCCCCCGACCTGGGCGCCGAGCTGGCCGCCGCGCCGAGTGGTGGCGGGCCGGTCACCGCTGCGCCCGGGCCGCGGGCCGACGTCGCTCCGGAGTCGTTCGCCGGCCGCCCGGACGGCGGGCCCTGGACCCGCACCTCGTCGCCGGCCAGGCCCCCGTGGTGGTCGGCCCGCGCGACGACCGGCGTCGATCCCGTCGCGGACGTCCCGCGCACCCTCGTCGTCCTCGGCGACCTCGACGCGCCGCCCGCCACCCGACAGGTGCTGCGCCTGGCGCAGGAACACCGCTGGCCGGTGCTCGCCGAGCCATTCGGGCGCCGAGACGCGGGCGAACCGCTCCCGCACGCGCCCCTCGTGGCCGCCGTGCCCGGACTGCTCGCGCACCTCGCGCCGGAGCGGATCCTCGTCGTCGGCCGGCTGTCCCTGACCCGCGCCCTCGCGGGGCTGCTGCGCGAACATGCGGCCCGGCCCGGCGGGGGAGACGTCGAGCTGGTCACCCGGCGTACCGTCTGGCCCGACCCCGCGCACCTCCTCACCCGCGTGCTCCCCTACGCCGCGCTCGTCGGCCGGGGAAACGTCGGCATCGAGACGGTGCGGGGCGGCGCGGACCAGGAGTGGTACCGCGCCTGGCAACGCCTCGGCCATGAGGTCGCGCGCGCCGTGGAGCCGGCGCTGGCCTGGGCCCATGCGGGGACCGCGGAGGGGCCAGCCGCCCAGCCGCCGCCCTCTCCGTCACCACCACTGCCGCCCACCGGGCCGGCCCTGGCCCGTGCGGTGTTGGCGGCCCTGCCGGCGCGATCGCGGCTGTTCGTGGGGTCCAGCAACGCCGCCCGCGACGTCGACATCGCCCGCGTCGGCGACGCCGTCGAGGTCGTGGGCAGCCGGGGGCTGGCCGGCATCGACGGCTGCGTGTCCACCGCCGCCGGGATGGCGCTCGCGGGGGACGCCCCGACGTACGCGCTCGTCGGCGACCTCACCTTCCTGCACGACACCAACGCCCTGCTCATCGGACCGGGCGAGCCGCGGCCGGACCTCACGATCGTCGTCGCCAACGACGACGGCGGGGGGATCTTCGCGACGCTGGAGTACGGCGAGCCCGGCCGAGAACGCCATCACGAGCGGATCTTCGCCACCCCGACCGGCACGGACCTGGCGGCCCTGGCCGCCTCCCACGGCGTACCGCATCAGCGCGTTACCTCGGCTGCCGAGCTGGCCGCCGCGCTCGGAACCCCGCCGCGCGGCCTGCGGGTCGTCGAGGTCCCGATCGCGCGAGGCAGCCACCGGGCGACGTACGACGCGCTGCGCGCCGCCGCCGCGGGCGCGAGCCCTTGGTCCCAGGGACGCGCCGACTCATAG
- a CDS encoding chorismate-binding protein, translated as MHDITILGPTPATSGIVPDSATIPRLSVRTRALAAAPDLLSLLPTTGPGDAAAWVRRGDGRIGWGCAAQIRTEGPDRFAEAEAWWRAVVAAAGAAVEGLVAFGSFAFSPHSPAGGVLRVPEIVVSRCAGRACVTTIVDADAVAGPGGSGETVTLDAVTRAHDALWAQAGGGESELRSPGEVAFSDGARSGPAWQSAVADAVARIGAGELDKVVLARDLYAEAADVVDPRWLLRRLAAEYENTWVFAVDGLVGATPEMLCRLERGLVTSRVLAGTIRRTGDDERDLALAGSLARSSKDLEEHEYAVRSVADALAPHCTSMNLPEAPFVLHLPNVMHLATDVTGRLTNGATSITLAAALHPSAAVCGTPRDVAARVIDELEGMDRRRYAGPVGWVDASGDGEWGIALRCGELDADDPRRVRLFAGCGIVAGSDPAAELAESAAKLVPMRSALAAGPLAGPSDD; from the coding sequence ATGCACGACATCACCATCCTCGGCCCCACCCCCGCGACCAGCGGGATCGTCCCGGATTCGGCGACGATCCCGCGCCTTTCCGTTCGCACCCGCGCCCTGGCCGCCGCTCCCGACCTGCTCTCGCTCCTGCCGACGACCGGTCCCGGCGATGCCGCCGCGTGGGTACGCCGTGGCGACGGGCGGATCGGCTGGGGCTGTGCGGCGCAGATCCGCACCGAGGGCCCGGACCGGTTCGCCGAGGCGGAGGCGTGGTGGCGGGCGGTCGTGGCCGCCGCGGGCGCGGCGGTCGAGGGGCTGGTCGCGTTCGGCTCGTTCGCGTTCTCCCCCCACTCCCCCGCCGGCGGGGTGCTGCGCGTGCCCGAGATCGTGGTGAGCCGCTGCGCGGGCCGGGCTTGCGTGACCACCATCGTCGACGCGGACGCGGTGGCCGGCCCCGGCGGCAGCGGCGAGACAGTGACGCTGGACGCGGTGACCCGCGCGCACGACGCGCTGTGGGCCCAGGCCGGCGGCGGTGAGTCCGAGCTCCGCTCGCCCGGGGAGGTCGCCTTCTCCGACGGCGCCCGGTCGGGCCCGGCGTGGCAGTCCGCGGTGGCGGACGCGGTCGCGCGGATCGGCGCCGGCGAGCTGGACAAGGTGGTGCTGGCCCGGGACCTGTACGCCGAGGCGGCCGACGTCGTCGACCCGCGGTGGCTGCTGCGGCGGCTGGCGGCGGAGTACGAGAACACGTGGGTCTTCGCCGTGGACGGGCTGGTGGGCGCGACGCCGGAGATGCTCTGCCGCCTGGAACGCGGGCTGGTCACGTCGCGCGTGCTGGCCGGCACCATCCGCCGCACCGGCGACGACGAGCGCGACCTGGCCCTCGCCGGCTCCCTGGCGCGCAGCAGCAAGGACTTGGAGGAACACGAGTACGCCGTGCGGTCGGTGGCCGACGCGCTGGCGCCGCACTGCACGTCGATGAACCTGCCCGAGGCGCCGTTCGTGCTGCACCTGCCCAACGTGATGCACCTGGCCACGGACGTGACCGGCCGGCTCACGAACGGCGCGACCTCGATCACGCTGGCGGCGGCGCTGCACCCGTCGGCCGCCGTGTGCGGCACGCCACGCGACGTGGCCGCCCGGGTCATCGACGAGCTGGAGGGGATGGATCGACGGCGGTACGCGGGCCCGGTGGGCTGGGTCGACGCGTCCGGCGACGGCGAGTGGGGTATCGCGCTGCGCTGCGGCGAACTGGACGCCGACGACCCACGCCGGGTGCGGCTGTTCGCGGGCTGCGGGATCGTGGCCGGCTCCGACCCGGCGGCCGAGCTGGCCGAATCCGCCGCGAAGCTTGTGCCGATGCGGTCCGCGCTGGCCGCGGGCCCGCTCGCCGGCCCGAGCGACGACTGA
- the tsaD gene encoding tRNA (adenosine(37)-N6)-threonylcarbamoyltransferase complex transferase subunit TsaD — translation MRPTSPDGPLVLGIETSCDETGVGIVRGETLLVDAVASSVEEHARFGGVVPEVASRAHLEAMVPTLERACHDAGVRLDDLDAIAVTAGPGLAGALLVGAAAAKSLAVALGKPLYGVNHLAGHVAVDVVEHGPLPEPTMALLVSGGHSSLLLVPDVTADITSLGSTIDDAAGEAFDKVARVLGLPFPGGPWVDRAARGAEGVPGVDPAGGPGQTAYVEFPRGLTSGRDMERHRYDFSFSGLKTAVARWVEARQRAGEPVPVADVAASFQEAVTDVLTRKAVLACRENGVEDLLIGGGVAANSRLRAMAADRCAAAGIRLRVPRPGLCTDNGAMIAALGAQLVARGRTPSDLGLPADSSMPVTLVQS, via the coding sequence ATCCGGCCGACCTCGCCCGACGGCCCCCTGGTCCTCGGCATCGAGACGAGCTGCGACGAGACCGGCGTCGGCATCGTCCGCGGCGAGACGCTGCTGGTCGACGCCGTGGCGAGCAGCGTCGAGGAACACGCCCGGTTCGGCGGGGTGGTCCCGGAAGTCGCGAGCCGCGCCCACCTGGAGGCCATGGTCCCCACGCTGGAGCGGGCCTGCCACGACGCCGGCGTACGGCTCGACGACCTCGACGCCATCGCCGTCACCGCCGGACCCGGCCTCGCGGGCGCGCTGCTCGTGGGCGCCGCCGCCGCCAAATCGCTCGCCGTCGCGCTGGGCAAGCCGCTGTACGGGGTCAACCACCTCGCCGGCCACGTCGCCGTCGACGTCGTCGAGCACGGCCCGCTGCCCGAGCCGACGATGGCCCTGCTCGTCTCCGGGGGGCATTCCAGCCTGCTGCTCGTCCCCGATGTGACCGCCGACATCACGAGCCTCGGCAGCACGATCGACGACGCGGCGGGGGAGGCCTTCGACAAGGTCGCCCGCGTGCTCGGGCTGCCGTTCCCCGGCGGTCCGTGGGTCGACCGGGCCGCGCGCGGAGCCGAAGGGGTGCCCGGCGTGGACCCGGCGGGCGGGCCGGGGCAGACGGCGTACGTCGAGTTCCCCCGCGGCTTGACCAGCGGCCGGGACATGGAGCGGCACCGGTACGACTTCAGCTTCTCCGGCCTGAAGACCGCCGTCGCCCGGTGGGTCGAGGCGCGCCAGCGGGCGGGCGAGCCCGTGCCCGTCGCCGACGTCGCGGCCAGCTTCCAGGAGGCGGTGACCGACGTGCTGACCCGCAAGGCGGTCCTCGCCTGCCGGGAGAACGGCGTCGAGGACCTGCTGATCGGCGGCGGCGTGGCGGCGAATTCCCGGCTGCGGGCCATGGCGGCCGATCGCTGCGCGGCGGCCGGGATCCGGCTGCGGGTGCCGCGTCCCGGCCTGTGCACGGACAACGGCGCGATGATCGCCGCGCTGGGGGCGCAGCTGGTGGCGCGCGGCCGCACGCCGTCCGACCTCGGACTCCCCGCCGACTCCTCGATGCCCGTGACGCTGGTGCAGTCGTGA
- a CDS encoding NADH-quinone oxidoreductase subunit C has translation MTESVKGTAGAAQETGGSNLPTQATTPEVRGERRGMFGATKGSDTTGYGGLVAPILFPGAAERPYGGYFDAVADELGKALSRGDSAGDTSYEKAVEKVVVDRGEMTIFVAREALPAVARALRDEPTLRFEICSGVSGVHYPADHGRELHAVYHFLSITHGSRRIRVEVTCPDADPHIPSIVETYPSNTWHERETWDFFGIIFDGHPALTRILMPDDWPGHPQRKDYPLGGIPVEFKGATVPAPDQRRSYN, from the coding sequence ATGACGGAGAGCGTGAAGGGCACCGCCGGCGCCGCGCAGGAGACCGGCGGCAGCAACCTGCCCACGCAGGCGACGACCCCCGAGGTCCGCGGCGAGCGCCGTGGCATGTTCGGCGCCACGAAGGGGTCGGACACCACCGGGTACGGCGGCCTGGTCGCGCCGATCCTGTTCCCGGGCGCGGCCGAGCGCCCGTACGGGGGCTACTTCGACGCGGTCGCCGACGAGCTGGGCAAGGCGCTGTCGCGCGGGGATTCGGCAGGCGACACGTCGTACGAGAAGGCCGTCGAGAAGGTGGTCGTCGACCGCGGCGAGATGACGATCTTCGTCGCCCGGGAGGCGCTGCCCGCGGTGGCGCGGGCCCTGCGCGACGAGCCCACCCTGCGGTTCGAGATCTGCTCGGGCGTCTCCGGCGTGCACTACCCGGCCGACCACGGGCGCGAGCTGCACGCCGTCTACCACTTCCTCTCGATCACGCACGGCAGCCGGCGCATCCGGGTCGAGGTGACCTGCCCCGACGCCGACCCGCACATCCCGAGCATCGTCGAGACCTACCCCAGCAACACCTGGCACGAGCGGGAGACCTGGGACTTCTTCGGGATCATCTTCGACGGGCACCCGGCCCTGACCCGGATCCTCATGCCGGACGACTGGCCGGGCCACCCGCAACGCAAGGACTACCCCCTCGGCGGTATCCCCGTGGAGTTCAAGGGCGCCACCGTGCCCGCCCCCGACCAGCGGAGGTCGTATAACTGA